AATTAGTAATTATTACGGAGTACCAAATAAGCAATGATAAACATAACATATTTATCACATTATCAAATCTTCTAGTTTTTAATAAGATAACTTATCAGGTTGCAGGTTCAAGTTCTCGATCGGTAAACTATTTGTAATTGGATGTATGAGTCTGTCGCtctaaaaaatagaaaaatatataatgCTAGATGACACTTATCCAAAAATATGGAAggataatttatttaattaattctcTGTATTATAATAGCTTGTGTTAATGTGCTATCTTATCTTATCTTATCTTACAGGCCTTGCTAAAATGAACCACCCTGTGATCTTACATATCTAAAATTATCAATCGCTCGTAAATATAAAAGCCAACACTTTTGACTAATTAAGAGAGATGATATGATAATTCCACCAAAATTATACAGTACAAGCCCTTGCTTGTGCGCAGTTTGTGTGAATCAGTAGGCGCCCCGGCAAGTATTCAGTTAGTAACCAAACATGAATTCTGGCCCATTAAGCTCAGCTTGATAAGCAATGAGTATTATTTTGTTGTTTATATAAGTTTTCGTGGATTAGCGAAAAACCCCCTATAAACGAGCACATTTGCTCCCCATAGAGGTTAAACTTCTGATAATATATAATTAAGCCTCCGAGCGGGAGACCTGAAATCGGGTTATGCGCATCCCCTAGTCACTCCCCCTTTCTGAACGATTTGGCATAGCCATAAATCGCACCCGACTTGTGTGCTTCATTGAATCAACTCGTTAAAATTAATTGAAAAATGTAAGTGTTATTTATATAAGTTGAAAATGCATGTCAGTCAGTTTTAATATTACGTCTCAATGTTTTAGTTTATTTGAGTAAGGTGACATGAAACCCTTTTTATGAAAAGATGAATTACTACTCGGTATTTACTAAGAAGCCTATCGGTCTGAAAACAAACAAAGATGGCCTACAAGTCAATTAAAATGTTTTTATTTCAGTGCATCCACAATATAATTAAGACGTATTCaaaccaaggttgtaaaagtcgcgagtcggggacgcatcggtcgagacctaaaaaagacgcgtcggccgagtcggggacgcgtcggtgacgcatcggtcgttgaccaacgttgactttattaataatttcttgaatatatatttatatatgtataaaatagttgattctgtaccataaatttcttaaataagaacttgaatttaaatacaatgaaacttcaaactcaattaatgttactgagtacataatcagtaaggacacagagaaaaggacggcccaaaaaatgaaaacaaaccctaattttagaaacatatcacatcttgccgaaaatttgactgattttgaccatttttaaccaactttgaccgtctttgacatactttgaccgaacttttagctttgaccgccttttgagtcgttttcagaaaaacgggacggagaatccaaaaaaacgacgcatcggccgacgcatcggccaagtcggccgacttttacaacactgattcAAACAAtgttgcattatatatatatatatatatattggggcaggatcaatggagaagtaatcaatcgggggaagcaataattttttttttcgttttttggaatttttttttcagacatcaagattacacgaaaatatgaacatttaaaaaagaaatttcgtgatgaatgttattattttgcgggaaaacgatcgacaaaaataacattcaagataatattattcgtgaagtatgttaacgtttttttttcatgttttgtggagtaaaatttagcccgatttagaatttagggtttagggtttagggtttggtgttttgggtttattctataaacccaaaacaccaaacccctaaaccctaaaccttaaaccctaaaccgttcgtgttaaaaactcaatctaaatcctaaatataaaccctaaatctaaaccctaaaccctaaatttctaaaccctaatatctaaatcctataAACGTTAATATTTAAAcgttaatatctaaaacctcaacatacgctcgaaaaacacgataattgttatatattacttcttcgagcgttttcccgccaaaataaaaatatttattacaaagtgtctttattaaatgttcatattttcatccaatctataatgatcGTGAAcacagttttttcaaaaaacgaaaaaaataataatttttgcttccccccgattggttacttccctattgatcctaccactacatatatatatatatatacatatatatatatatatacatatatatatatatacacatatatatatatacacacatatatatatatacacatatatatatatatacatatatatatacacatatatatacacacacacacacacacatatatatatatatatatatatatatatatatatatatatatatatatatatatatatatatatatatatatatatatatatatatatatatatatatatatatatatatatatatatatatatatatatatatatatatatatatatatatacactcaagAAGCATGCATGCCATGCAACATACCTTATGACTTCAACTACAATATTTAGGACGTTGAAATTGAGGGGATCTTTTTTTATTTTCTCTCTCTCCGTTATGCAAACTAGGATGATGAAGATGACGAGATACGACAATTGTGAGAATACGATATTCTCTAGCAAAACTCGTCtgctttctttctttcttctttgaTCGTTGTTTTTGTCGCCATTTACATTTTTCGAATATGGCAAAAATGAAGTATATGGAGGAAGATACCTGTCCCAAAGCCATTTCAAATCTTCTAATTAGgccataaatataattatttaaattaatttgCTTCTTGTCATCatatgttttttttcttttttctttttttataattTGACATAATACTTACTTCGAAATGACAAGGTTTTATTCATTATGGAAAGTGACTTCTTTTAatcatattaattaattattactgTATTAATTACTACAATTATTATCTTGGAATAGATTAAAGTTACGCAATTTATAATGTGATACAGTTCCAATTAATCCAGTGACAATTAAGTTCGGCTAATCTGATATTTAAGTCGACTTAAGGTTTATGTTTATTATCATAGAATCCAAACAAAATCGTTTTCACATTGACATAATTTTATTCTTTGTTCTTATAGTTCTCTATATACTGACCAAAATACTCTATCTGCTAAAGATCTATTCAAGTGTACCTCATATTCGGTTTAGTTATTTAGAAATTAACAATTGATAATTAACAATAATGCATTGTTTATGTATGGTAGCGGTTTGGTCGATGAAGACGGATTTGGGTTTTAATAATGTCATTTAAAATTGGCCTTTGAAGGTTGATAAAAAAATGACATTTTAAGTTTGCATGAAAAAGCCCCCTAAATTGCGCATagataatgacattgaaattatttcTATTTTAGTCTTCACATAATTggtaaaagaaagaagaaaaaggtTATTGTGTGAAGTTATATATTTCTAAAAGTATTCTATGTAACTTTCATGTAGATGAATATATAATTGTTTACATTTTACCTTAATCGTATTTTGCTAATGACAAAGTTAAACATTCACTACAAAAAAAGTTTTATATTTTAATGTTTTTTTGTGTTGGTTGTCGTTTTCGCAGGTAAACGTTTGTATATTTCGtggttcatatatatataaatttggttgcttttcaaaaaaaaaaaaaaaaatgttttcattatTTTAACGTTTTAAAGCGTAAATAATTTAACATGTTTTTTACACATATAAGTTTTCCAAAACTTTTGACATTTAAGAACGTCAAATTTGAAAACTCAATAACACTTAAAAAGGTCAAAAAGTTAATAACACTTAAAAATTCTGATGCTATATTTTTAATGCTTTAAATTTGTAACGTCATATTTTTTCACGTTTCCAACTTACATGTCACACTTAtaagcgtcaaaacttaaaaagtaTCAAGACTATAAATTTAGTTGTAGTGATTTGTTGTTGTAAGGGAAAGATAGTCGGATAAATATACCATTATGTAAAATACATATATGAAGAAAAAAATTTGTTATGTTCACAAGTATTTAGCAGAATAGTACTATAGTAGTATGACAATTGAAAAATAACTTgtactatttatattattatataggtCAAATAATTGAAGATGAAGTCACACTTTGAGTAGTTTTTATATCCACCCATTTTGAAAGTGTTTCCTAAATTTGACTTGTATATATTTCTTAACTTAACGAGAAAATTTAAATATTCCACCTTCTATTATTTTCACTACTAAAACCTCGTTATACTTTTTTGAGTATACCTGGGATAAAACCTCGTTATACTTATTACGTCATATCTTATGAAACCAATCAATAATGTTACATGATTGAATCTTTTTATATTGAAGTACTCAACATTGACTTGAATTCTATATatcttattttatatcgtgtatttgtttttattacggagtataaattattataggtatatatattGAAATTATGTAATGTAATGTACGTTTTGCTTATAGCAAAACCATGTGAGCCTTCATGGATGCAATTTATTGCATTTTGTAGTAAATAATGAGTTTTTAAAaaaaagtaaataaatataatgatagaGAAAAAGATAGAAACTAACATCATGACCACGATCAATACCATTGATGCGGCAGCGATGGCAGAGAGGTCGACAATTGTTTCACCGGTATGTCTAGTATTGATGGTTTGAAACAGAACTCCGATAAACTTTTGATAATTATTTAGTCCACTCAGAGAATTTGAGTTCCAttccatcgatgaaaacaatataaATTGTACGAGAATAAACACAAAAACCGTGACAACAAGAAACGATGAGTGTAGGTGTGACAGAAAATGATGAAACTTAATCGCTTTGTTGTTGTTCAATAAGTAACTCGTTTCGGGTTTCTTTTTGAGCTTTTCGAGGGTCCAAATGGAAAATCTTAAAGCTGAAGGGTACAAAGTGTTACCTAAAAGAATTTGAGGGATTAGAAGTAATAATAGGCCAGAATTTTTGCTAAAAACTATCATATTTTCATTAGTGGGAACAAAACCACAACTAGCAAAGGTGGAAACTATGGTGAATATTGAAAATGTAAATGTGTTTAAACCCTTTTGTTTAAGTACATTTTTGGCACTAGATATGACATTTAGGTAGACCAAAACTGAGACCACACCCAAAATTTGGACCAATAATAAATAACCTAAAACTAAAAGACCAAAAAATTTAATGGAATCATACTTAAGTTGGTCACTATCAACCTCGAGTTCTTGATCATAACCAAAATCTAAAATATCTGATTTAGAGCCTTCGAATTCAGGGTTCCCTATGGCGCCTAACTCGAGTTGCTCGTGAAAGCTTGGTGGGATGCCAAGATCACTCATGGAGTCATTAACTCGACCGTCTTTATTTATAGAACGACGTGAAAAACCACGTACTAAAAGTCCAATCATCGAAGTAAACACCTCACCACCAATGAACATCAAAATTGTCATAATGACGAGTTGGGTGTTAGAGAAAACCTCCATTTCTACTACGGACATACTAGAGACCGTAGCTGCAGAAATGGCGGTGAAGAATAGATCTACCTTTCTAGGAGTGAATGTGTCGGTTTTTGGATCCGTTGCATTAAGGATGATAAAACCGACACACGAAATCAAGAGAAAATAAAATACTTCGATCGTAAAATGGTTCATACGATGAATGACATAATGGTAGAAATAAAGGATGAAAAACCACACGAATTTAACGAAATTCAAGATCAGGAGACATAGACGACTACAAAGTTGTTCTAGTTTCTTTCCTACAAATGCAAAGACTGCCATTTTGGCAAGGATAATATTATAGAGAGAACTTATATGTGGCAACGAAGAAGATTTATGTGATTTGTTGAGTATTTTTCGAGGAAAATATAGGGAAGCTATAAATTGACTTTATGGTATTATTGTCTTAAAACTATGTACTCAACATGTTAGCAATAATTTAGACATGTGGCATAGTGATGGCGTATAATTAATCATAGGTAGTATTATATTCGTTTGATGAATAATATGTAACTTAAAATGTAAATTATATACATAGATAGATGTAGATGATAGATATAATTGCATACGAACTGGAGGAGGATGGGTCTATATTTTGGGTTAAGTCGTGTGACGTATAAGAAAAAAACTTAAAAATTTATATGATATAACTTGTACAGTAGTATATTTCTGaaacttttttatatttttttcaattTAATAAGTGTAATTCTTCTATTTAATTCTATTTGTTAGggagtatttgtttcaatatattgacCACTACCCAGAACAACGTCTTCAACACTACTACTTTTCAAAGATTAGTGTTGTCTCCTAAAATTTTATACACTACCTGGGCCACGAAGCGTCCATAactcaagattttttttttatttttttttttgaaatagtaataatacatttaaatgttacaaaaataaaaatgttaaaatttgttttacaaaaatagtaaaaccggagtttgaaactccggtttGTCACTTTTTACCCGAAAtcggagtttgaaactccggtttGTGTCCTCTCTCCTCAGATTCTGTAATTATTATCATTGAAAACAAACTATTAGTATGCAAACCGGAGTTCCAAACTCCGGTTTCAGATAAAAAGTGACAAATCGGAGTTCCAAACTACGGTTTTACTATTTTTGTAAAACAAATTTCAACATTTTTGTTTTTGTAACATTtaaatgtattattactattaaaaaaaaaaaaaaaaaaaaacacaactcAATTACCAATCATGTGACGATGACTTATAAAATAATCTTATATTCTTTTACATATCTTCAATGTTCAAGATGTCAAGTCAACAAGTTCAATAAATGTTTAATAGTTTCGACCGCTTAATCAACGTTTAGTTTCCTCATTAATTATTGGTGAGTGAAAGTAAAAAAATGAAGTATGTTTAGGAGGTGTTTGTTATAGCGTTTTGATGTTGATTTTTTGATTATTGCGTTTTGAAATGGTAAAAAATTGTTTTTTAGTGTTTGTCAATTAATTTAAGATAATTGATTATTCCCGTTTTGAAGCCTCCAAAACTCAGTTTTCAAGAAGTAGGGGGTGAGGTACTGCGTGAAAACGTGATTCCTTATACCCTAATAAATCTCAAGATCCTACGTTTATTTTTACtgtatttctatttctattcttTGTTTGTACTAGACATGCTACTGTTGTTCTCTATACTTGCTCTGACCTACTGCTCCTAGTCTTTCCTAGTGTAAGCAAGCATGGTTCTTCATTCATGTTTTCACTTTTTATTTTGACTACTTGTGATAATGAATAGTAATAGTAATTTTTAAAGGTATTGGAATTACATAAAAATGAATCAATACTGTAGAAAGCAAGAGTAATACTCTTTATGACTCATGGATCCATATGATCACATGAAAAGCTTACTGTCACGAATTtatttacggagtataatatacGATGAATCAAGTAAAACATTTATTTTTATTCTTATAATTTTCATTTATTAACATGATGTTCGTAAATAGAAGTATTGCTTCATTACATATTTTAGTATGTTAATGGAATATCCCTTTCGGTAATTTTACACATGAAGCTATCAATAATCAAATTTTTCCAAACACTTAAAAAACCGATTATTAGATTATTACGATATCAAACAGCATAATCCAATCCAAACACAAATTATCAAAATCACGTTTTGATAAAGCTgattatttgattataattatctaaaacgcataatcaattttcaaaacgcAAATCCAAACACCCCCTAGGTGAGCGTAGACATTAAACACGTTCAATGTGCATATACTGGACCACGGAAACTTCTATATACTTTTCGCATTCCATTTTGAAGTTTAAATGGTACACAATTGACCATGGAAACTTCTAATATTCCTTTTCCGTTAGAAAATAAGAAAGTTACCCGCAATGTCGTGATTTAATTAATTATCAACCTATTTAATTACTTTGTTATATTTCTTCTTGTTCGTGGTGGTGTTTTGGTTGGTGGTGTTCGGGTTTTTCAAGTCAGCTCTTTTTGGCCGAATTGTGCTGATGGTTCTCTAGCTTCTTGGTTGCCTCTCTGAATAGTTTTTTTGTGACATTCCCTTGCTTATGGGCTTTGGCTTGGTATGTGCTTTAAAGGTCTCCGACAGTCTTTCGGTGGGTGCATTCAGCTTGTTTTTTATTTTGCTTGTTGGTTGCGGCGGCGACACTGTTTTTTCTCTTTTTAGTGCAAACAATATTTAGGTTTTCCTATGTTGGTATGCTAGACATGTTTAGTTTCCTAGTAAAATGTGTTTTCACCCTGTTGGTGAATCCAATGTTTAGGTTTCGTTGTTATGCCGCTTGTTTGTCTAGgtttatattttctttgtattgaaTATACGTGTTGATTTTCGAATCCTTTTAATATTATAAAGTTTTTtcgaaaataaataaatgaataaaattTTTTGTTAAATATTTCATTCTGCCCATTCTATTCTATATTCTATAATATACTAAAGATGAAGGCTCACTGATGTATTTAAGTTCAAATGTGGTTTAAAAGTTTATATCCACTCTTTACATGTGGCaagtttgtattttatttttttccCTCCATCCTTCAAAGAGTGCTTTTTCTTTTTGATTATTAAAAGGACTTTTTTGCCCCCGTTTCATTTGTACCTCATATTGCAATCAACGTCCCTCAATTTTTTTATAGCTTTCAGAAtcctttaaatttcaaaaatttacAATCATCATCCCTCCGTCAACCTGCCATCCAAATCGTCCGTTAAGTACTTCACGTTAGTAACACGTTATGGGTTTTTtcatctttttatttctttttcaacctttttgctCTGTTAGTCCCTTGTTTTTATATTGTTTATTTACGATGATCCCTTCTTTTTACAGTTGTTGTGTGGATGGTCCTTCGTCTAACTCTTTTATCAAAAACTGTAAGCCTTCTTTGACTGTTGTTAGGTTTCCCTTCTATTTTGAAAATTATAAATCTTAATAAGTGATTAATTCTAAATATGCCTCATGAAGCCGATTTTTAGTTAATAAGTTAAGAGTagattattattgtttttgttgtaAAAAGTTTTCAAAGTTGATAAGGACTTTTAACTCTTAAATGTTTTTTATTCTCACGAGTCATCAGGGGCGGAGCTTTATTAGGGCAGGAGGGGGCTCTCCCCCCTCCAAAAGTTTCATTAAGTAATGGCATCTTGTAGCCCTTTGAGTTACAGACATTTGGGCTTTTGAATCAACTAAATCGGGGTCCGTATGACAAAGATATGACGAAAATGGTGAAGGCGCGCAGATTTTGTTTTCAACAACAATAACTTAATTCTTTCATATCTCTTGAACATTTTTACCTTGAACATTATTAGTTCTTTCTAGTCGTGTGTGAATCTTACAAATctgaaaaattatataaataaacttTTACTTTAATATGATAAAAAATGAAAAggaaataataatagttatattaatttaAGTATTTTTTAGGAAAGCATATTAATTTAAGTATCTATGTTTATTCTTAACTTATAAACTCTTAATTTGAGTATTTGTGTTTATTTCTAATTTATCAACTCTTGAATACATATTACGAATTGAGACGTTATAAATTTTTGTATAACGGATCGAATATAAGTTTTTAGTTTCAGAGCACCCAACATGTAGTTGTTCAAATATGTAGTCTGTATATTACTTTTGCAATTCAATGTTTTAAATTACATGTAGtcattaaaaaaaagaaaaacttTAATGAAAGTTAGACGGCGAGACCACATACACAAAAAGTGTAAAATGAAAGGATCATAGTagttaaaaaatataaaaacgaggaaccaacggagcaaaaaaggcTAAAAATGAAGTAAAATTCCTTAAATGCCCATCACGTTACTAACGTGATGGTACTTAACGGACGGGTTGGATGGGTTGACAGAGGGATGATGATTGAAAATTTTTGAAAATTAAAAGattctgaaagaaaaaaaaaattgagggACGATGCCTGCTGTAACATCCTAGCTTTGGGCCTAGTAGGTAATGACTTATTTACCCTTCTGTGCTaaaatagtgattttaataattatgtgttttataattattgtgtatgggataatgtgcgttttgtgacaagggtcacagaatat
The window above is part of the Rutidosis leptorrhynchoides isolate AG116_Rl617_1_P2 chromosome 1, CSIRO_AGI_Rlap_v1, whole genome shotgun sequence genome. Proteins encoded here:
- the LOC139885591 gene encoding cation transporter HKT1;3-like; protein product: MAVFAFVGKKLEQLCSRLCLLILNFVKFVWFFILYFYHYVIHRMNHFTIEVFYFLLISCVGFIILNATDPKTDTFTPRKVDLFFTAISAATVSSMSVVEMEVFSNTQLVIMTILMFIGGEVFTSMIGLLVRGFSRRSINKDGRVNDSMSDLGIPPSFHEQLELGAIGNPEFEGSKSDILDFGYDQELEVDSDQLKYDSIKFFGLLVLGYLLLVQILGVVSVLVYLNVISSAKNVLKQKGLNTFTFSIFTIVSTFASCGFVPTNENMIVFSKNSGLLLLLIPQILLGNTLYPSALRFSIWTLEKLKKKPETSYLLNNNKAIKFHHFLSHLHSSFLVVTVFVFILVQFILFSSMEWNSNSLSGLNNYQKFIGVLFQTINTRHTGETIVDLSAIAAASMVLIVVMMYLPPYTSFLPYSKNVNGDKNNDQRRKKESRRVLLENIVFSQLSYLVIFIILVCITEREKIKKDPLNFNVLNIVVEVISAYGNVGFSTGYSCDRQLKQDGVCENKWYGFSGKWSDGGKVVLIVVMVFGRLKKFNMNGGKAWKLL